A region from the Bacteroidota bacterium genome encodes:
- a CDS encoding TonB-dependent receptor, producing MKRWILPLLLIILPAVASAQSGSISGTVRDKDTKEALIGVNITLKGTYYGAATDYDGNFKIDHITPGEYNVQASYVGYKKILQTGVKVVAGKDTRLNFNLPVEELSLDQEVLVIGEKPIFDIEQANSAVSVKAEDLAATPLQNIQQVAGNQAGIVQTVDGIYVRGGKPYETGYYVDGVSAKDPLAGTGFGLDLNLDDIDAVDVVTGGIGAESGATSGFISVKTKEGGKDHRLKINHQRDYFTDGDNDYDWSWNYDSWDGTLSGPLTPLTHLAKLAGTDAGELTYYTNFSYSGSDEFTKKPARQLYSSLFDNETSLAPKQDNRWSGSVKITWKPQPTRKWFYSYRRSVNINQNANMLRFISLTGDLRPGYQYSFSLIPDQATTFTSDLNQMILGYTQTLSTNDYVDFRVARVFSKLRADANGRPWRPDSLSEDYNPESIITDPISYWSGSTPDIRYVVQGDPTTAGLYNKGISTTWHDHWAEEYTLKADYTWQDQRVVFQTGVEHIFSTYQWVDVQSPWIGAPVRTGEPTTRLGYSSEFWKVSPQNGGIYASYRVSEKGFIGSIGLRMSYFYPGTFADDLIFAKNNSFPIAPAFVSKYKKETISLAGTSVWMRALPKVKVSFPVSDNQMLFFNYGHSIAWPQAYQLYSRIDETDVSRLRGDRRGNPTLKPETTVEYELGIRNQITANDALTVVAFTKDKFDYITTTGDQEIQYNNQYYYTYKNDDYAKILGMEVTYLTRITKDLRLNSSVSYQQASAKSSDFSDFSTRKRDEITTKETFLPWDRPWMFKTNLTWQTPSEIDGWWGILAKNWNLNLSANLQSGKRYDKLTPTGIDNTTGLQTYTTLPTDRYSQIGEWWFWSDLGARRTIPVGTVRMVLSVKVTNLFDNKNATIINPLTGTAYEAGDPYPSIDPLNPHPLYTNVNPFNPARYLPQRHIVAGLSVEL from the coding sequence ATCACCCTGAAAGGGACTTATTACGGTGCTGCCACCGACTATGACGGGAATTTTAAAATCGACCATATCACCCCGGGTGAATACAACGTTCAGGCGTCCTATGTCGGGTATAAAAAGATTCTTCAGACCGGAGTCAAAGTGGTGGCCGGTAAGGATACCCGTCTGAATTTCAACCTTCCGGTCGAAGAACTTTCACTCGATCAGGAGGTGCTGGTCATTGGTGAAAAGCCCATATTCGACATTGAGCAGGCAAACTCGGCGGTTTCGGTTAAAGCAGAAGATCTGGCTGCCACACCTCTTCAGAATATTCAGCAGGTGGCCGGAAATCAGGCTGGTATCGTTCAGACCGTGGACGGTATTTATGTTCGCGGAGGAAAGCCGTATGAGACCGGATACTATGTCGATGGGGTTTCAGCAAAAGATCCGCTGGCAGGAACCGGCTTCGGTCTGGATCTGAATCTGGATGACATTGATGCCGTGGATGTGGTGACTGGTGGTATCGGGGCTGAATCGGGGGCTACCAGCGGATTCATCTCGGTAAAGACGAAGGAAGGCGGTAAGGATCACCGGCTTAAAATCAACCATCAGCGTGACTACTTCACCGATGGCGATAATGATTATGACTGGTCGTGGAATTATGATTCCTGGGATGGAACGCTCAGCGGTCCGCTCACCCCTCTGACCCATCTGGCAAAGCTGGCCGGAACCGATGCCGGAGAACTGACTTATTACACAAACTTCTCTTACTCGGGCAGCGATGAGTTTACCAAAAAACCGGCCCGCCAGTTGTATTCTTCCCTGTTTGATAACGAAACCAGTCTGGCTCCCAAGCAGGATAACCGCTGGTCGGGTTCTGTAAAAATCACCTGGAAACCTCAGCCCACACGCAAATGGTTTTACAGTTACCGCCGGTCTGTGAATATTAACCAGAACGCAAACATGCTCCGGTTCATTTCCCTCACCGGTGATCTGAGGCCCGGATATCAGTATTCCTTTTCTTTGATTCCCGATCAGGCGACCACCTTTACCAGTGACCTGAATCAGATGATTCTTGGTTACACACAGACCCTTTCCACCAATGATTATGTCGATTTCCGCGTGGCACGCGTCTTTTCGAAATTAAGAGCCGATGCCAATGGTCGTCCCTGGCGTCCCGATTCGCTGAGCGAGGATTACAATCCCGAAAGCATTATTACCGATCCCATTTCCTACTGGAGCGGATCCACTCCGGACATCCGGTATGTGGTCCAGGGAGACCCAACCACCGCCGGATTATATAACAAGGGTATTTCGACCACCTGGCACGATCACTGGGCCGAGGAATACACCCTGAAAGCTGATTACACCTGGCAGGATCAGCGAGTGGTTTTCCAGACCGGAGTTGAGCATATTTTTTCTACCTATCAGTGGGTCGACGTTCAATCCCCCTGGATTGGCGCCCCGGTCCGCACCGGTGAACCCACCACGAGATTGGGTTATTCATCTGAATTCTGGAAAGTGTCTCCGCAAAATGGTGGCATTTATGCGTCCTACCGGGTCAGCGAAAAGGGATTTATCGGAAGCATTGGTCTGCGTATGTCCTATTTCTATCCAGGTACCTTTGCCGACGATCTGATCTTTGCAAAGAATAATTCATTCCCCATAGCTCCGGCCTTCGTTTCGAAATATAAAAAGGAAACCATCAGCCTGGCCGGAACCTCGGTCTGGATGCGGGCCCTGCCAAAGGTAAAGGTCTCCTTCCCGGTTTCGGATAACCAGATGCTCTTCTTTAATTACGGACACTCCATTGCCTGGCCACAGGCTTATCAGCTGTATTCCCGGATAGATGAAACCGATGTGTCGAGACTGCGTGGCGACCGCCGGGGAAATCCGACCCTGAAGCCTGAAACCACCGTCGAATACGAATTGGGAATCCGGAATCAGATCACAGCCAACGATGCCCTGACTGTGGTCGCCTTCACCAAGGATAAATTTGATTATATCACCACCACAGGTGATCAGGAAATTCAGTATAACAACCAATATTATTATACTTACAAAAACGATGATTATGCGAAGATTCTGGGAATGGAAGTCACCTATCTGACCCGGATCACCAAGGATCTGCGTCTCAATTCCTCGGTTTCCTATCAGCAGGCATCGGCCAAATCATCGGATTTCTCTGATTTCAGCACACGGAAACGCGACGAAATCACCACCAAGGAAACCTTCCTGCCCTGGGATCGCCCATGGATGTTCAAAACCAATCTGACCTGGCAAACTCCTTCTGAAATCGATGGCTGGTGGGGTATTCTGGCCAAAAACTGGAATCTGAACCTGTCGGCCAATCTTCAGTCTGGAAAACGGTATGATAAACTGACCCCCACGGGGATTGACAATACCACCGGACTTCAGACTTACACCACCCTTCCAACTGACCGGTACTCACAAATCGGTGAATGGTGGTTCTGGTCCGATCTGGGAGCCCGGCGCACCATTCCGGTAGGCACAGTCAGAATGGTTCTGAGTGTAAAGGTGACAAACCTGTTCGACAACAAGAACGCCACCATCATCAACCCGCTGACGGGAACGGCCTACGAAGCCGGTGATCCGTATCCCAGTATTGATCCATTGAATCCGCACCCGTTATACACCAACGTCAATCCGTTTAATCCGGCCCGCTATCTTCCTCAACGCCACATTGTGGCTGGTCTGTCGGTGGAGTTATGA
- a CDS encoding PorV/PorQ family protein, whose protein sequence is MKPIFLVFCFSLLTTPLFAQLFGDLGSNRVATSSFQFLKIGIGAREAAMAETGVSVSADANTLFWNPAHIAWLPTASTSFSYNRWYADIYQTALATVFQWEEIGSFGFSFNYLSTDPMERRTTFQPFGTGEKFNYYDLAAGVTYARQMTQQFTFGLTGKLIREQLAEVSYTAYTLDLGMTYLMDDNRGTRLAIALMNFGGRYKPEGTVTPPDGDPVSRFQDYQAPSNFRIGMSTMIYQDDIHQILGAAQLNHPNDGAENYAIGAEYGFMDLLFLRSGLKLNVEEQSIPSFGLGFRRELLSFDIRFDYAATHISPLGLAHRLSLSMSLPQGDLR, encoded by the coding sequence ATGAAACCCATTTTCCTTGTTTTTTGCTTCAGTCTTCTGACGACCCCTTTGTTTGCACAGCTCTTTGGTGATCTGGGATCGAACCGGGTTGCCACCAGTTCCTTTCAGTTTCTGAAAATCGGCATCGGCGCCCGTGAAGCCGCCATGGCAGAAACCGGGGTTTCGGTTTCTGCGGATGCCAATACGCTGTTCTGGAATCCGGCGCACATTGCCTGGCTGCCTACCGCCTCGACCAGTTTCTCATACAACCGCTGGTATGCCGATATCTATCAGACTGCTCTGGCCACTGTTTTTCAATGGGAAGAGATTGGCAGTTTCGGTTTCTCATTTAATTACCTTTCCACCGACCCGATGGAACGACGGACCACTTTCCAGCCATTCGGAACCGGAGAAAAATTCAACTATTACGATCTGGCAGCCGGGGTTACCTACGCACGTCAGATGACCCAGCAGTTCACATTCGGACTGACCGGAAAACTGATCAGAGAACAATTGGCCGAAGTCAGCTACACGGCCTACACGCTGGATCTGGGTATGACCTATCTGATGGATGATAACCGTGGAACCCGTCTCGCCATTGCCCTCATGAATTTCGGGGGTCGTTATAAACCGGAAGGAACGGTTACACCTCCCGATGGTGATCCGGTCAGTCGTTTTCAGGACTATCAGGCACCGAGCAATTTCAGAATCGGAATGTCAACCATGATTTATCAGGATGACATTCACCAGATTCTGGGTGCCGCCCAGCTCAATCACCCGAACGATGGGGCCGAGAATTACGCAATCGGTGCAGAGTACGGTTTCATGGATCTGCTCTTCCTTCGCTCCGGACTGAAACTCAATGTTGAAGAACAAAGCATTCCCTCCTTCGGTCTCGGATTTCGCCGGGAATTGTTGTCCTTCGATATCCGGTTCGACTATGCAGCCACTCACATTTCACCATTGGGTCTGGCCCATCGGCTCAGCCTGAGCATGAGCCTTCCACAAGGAGACCTGCGATGA
- a CDS encoding circularly permuted type 2 ATP-grasp protein — MQKITTSSNHTLSRDLFSTYQSDRFFDEMFGPGLQPRSHYRELWDKLNQMSADDLLTRQQNADLYFLNQGITFTVYGDSQGTEKIIPYDLLPRIIQQSEWMRLEAGLVQRIRALNLFLKDIYLHETILKDKLIPRELIYSCKHYRREMKGIRVPKDVYVAITGTDLIRDSDGQYYCLEDNLRVPSGVSYMLTCRSVMRQVFPSLFRDYGVRPVDNYGDLLLTTLKELAPPACQHEPTVVLLSPGVFNSAFFEHTFLARLMGIPLVEGQDLVVHNNVVYMRTTGGLERVDVIYRRIDDDFMDPITFRPDSILGVPGLFNAYRAGNVTLANAIGTGVADDKAVYAFVPDMIRYYLSEEPIIGNVQTFLPYRPDDYRYVMDHIGELVVKAVGESGGYGMLIGPHSTREQQEQFKKLIAANPRNYIAQPTLALSTSPCFVDKAIEPRHIDLRPYVLYSGTARLVPGGLTRVALKKGSLVVNSSQGGGSKDTWVLGEEVV; from the coding sequence ATGCAAAAGATAACCACTTCTTCAAATCATACACTTTCCCGCGATTTATTCAGCACGTACCAGAGCGACCGGTTTTTCGACGAAATGTTTGGACCGGGCCTGCAGCCGCGCTCTCATTACCGTGAGTTATGGGATAAACTGAATCAGATGTCGGCAGATGATCTGCTGACCCGGCAGCAGAATGCCGATCTGTACTTTCTGAATCAGGGTATCACTTTTACGGTTTACGGAGACTCGCAAGGTACCGAGAAGATCATTCCCTACGACCTGCTTCCCCGCATTATACAGCAATCGGAATGGATGCGTCTCGAGGCTGGATTGGTTCAGAGGATACGGGCATTGAACCTGTTTCTGAAAGATATCTACCTTCATGAAACCATCCTCAAAGACAAACTGATCCCACGTGAACTGATCTATTCCTGCAAACATTACCGGCGGGAAATGAAGGGGATCCGTGTGCCCAAAGATGTGTATGTGGCCATAACCGGGACCGATCTGATCAGGGACTCAGACGGTCAGTACTATTGTCTGGAAGACAATCTGCGGGTTCCCAGCGGGGTTTCCTACATGCTCACCTGCCGGTCGGTCATGCGCCAGGTGTTTCCTTCCCTTTTCCGGGATTATGGTGTGCGTCCGGTGGACAATTACGGGGATCTGCTGCTGACGACCCTGAAGGAACTGGCCCCACCCGCCTGCCAGCATGAACCAACCGTCGTTCTGCTGTCACCCGGTGTGTTTAACTCGGCCTTTTTCGAGCACACGTTCCTTGCCCGGCTGATGGGAATTCCATTGGTGGAGGGCCAGGACCTGGTGGTTCATAACAATGTCGTTTACATGCGCACCACGGGCGGACTGGAGCGGGTGGATGTTATTTATCGCCGGATTGATGATGATTTCATGGATCCGATTACGTTTCGTCCCGATTCCATTCTGGGGGTCCCGGGATTGTTCAATGCCTACCGGGCCGGAAACGTGACCCTTGCCAATGCCATTGGAACCGGTGTGGCTGATGACAAAGCCGTCTATGCCTTTGTCCCCGACATGATACGGTATTACCTGAGTGAAGAACCGATTATCGGAAACGTTCAGACCTTTCTGCCCTACCGTCCCGATGATTACCGGTATGTCATGGATCATATCGGCGAGCTGGTGGTAAAAGCGGTCGGAGAGAGTGGCGGGTATGGCATGCTGATCGGACCGCACAGTACGCGCGAACAACAGGAGCAATTTAAAAAACTGATTGCCGCCAATCCCCGGAATTACATCGCACAGCCAACATTGGCACTTTCCACCTCTCCCTGCTTTGTGGATAAAGCCATTGAACCGAGGCATATTGATCTGCGTCCGTATGTTCTTTATTCGGGAACAGCGCGGCTGGTGCCGGGCGGTTTGACCCGAGTGGCACTTAAAAAAGGTTCTTTGGTGGTTAATTCATCACAAGGTGGCGGAAGCAAGGACACCTGGGTGTTGGGCGAGGAGGTGGTCTGA
- a CDS encoding alpha-E domain-containing protein, with protein sequence MLSRAADCLFWMSRYLERADHTARMTDVNLNLMTEGDQEGRERLIRLIHALHMPAPEAEADDLRPYYHRIAADARHPNSVLSCITSARENARQVREMLSTELWETLNRFYLDLRADCARQTPVFAESSFYKKIRERSFQIRGIADDTLSHSEPWQFIRLGRYLERMEATSELLRTYFKVYRLQPSQDHSRQYLEKVEILKYCSAFEPYSKVYTADFRFTWMAEFLLLNHDFPYSLTFSTRQVDYAITDLISLSGRQDTGDLRKVTGKIRSFLEFSTGEDILKDGIDAFLKRIEDASVDINKAVYQTFITYPIEKTPDYLETRTA encoded by the coding sequence ATGCTGTCACGTGCTGCTGATTGCCTGTTCTGGATGAGCCGTTACCTGGAACGCGCCGATCATACCGCCCGGATGACCGATGTGAATCTGAACCTGATGACAGAAGGAGATCAGGAAGGCCGGGAACGACTCATCCGTCTGATTCATGCTCTGCACATGCCGGCACCTGAAGCAGAGGCAGATGACCTTCGTCCATACTATCACCGGATTGCGGCCGATGCCAGACACCCCAATTCGGTCCTTTCCTGCATTACCTCAGCACGGGAGAACGCCCGGCAGGTCAGAGAAATGCTCAGTACCGAACTCTGGGAAACCCTGAACCGGTTTTATCTCGACCTTCGGGCTGATTGTGCCCGCCAGACGCCGGTGTTTGCAGAATCCTCCTTTTATAAAAAGATCAGAGAGCGATCATTTCAGATCAGAGGCATTGCCGACGACACGCTCAGCCATTCCGAGCCCTGGCAATTTATCAGGCTTGGGCGCTACCTGGAGCGGATGGAGGCGACCTCGGAACTGCTGCGGACGTATTTTAAAGTTTACCGTCTGCAACCCTCACAGGATCACAGCCGGCAATACCTCGAAAAGGTGGAAATTCTGAAATACTGCTCAGCCTTTGAGCCGTATTCCAAAGTCTATACCGCCGATTTCCGGTTTACCTGGATGGCCGAATTTTTGCTGCTGAATCATGATTTCCCATACTCACTCACCTTCAGTACACGGCAGGTCGATTATGCCATCACCGATCTGATTTCGCTGTCGGGACGGCAGGATACGGGTGACCTGCGGAAAGTTACCGGAAAAATCAGATCATTCCTGGAATTTTCAACCGGAGAGGATATTCTGAAAGATGGGATTGATGCTTTTCTGAAACGCATCGAGGATGCCAGTGTGGATATCAACAAGGCCGTCTATCAGACGTTTATCACTTACCCCATCGAAAAGACACCCGACTATCTGGAGACACGAACGGCATGA
- a CDS encoding transglutaminase family protein — protein MIYTIRHSTRFAYSEPVRENVTEVRLNPVSLGIQRCFSFRLSVWPPVPVSSYSDQYQNRIHHFNIPYDHRAQVITAESIVGIRQSQKPLDQQVLDLSWADLDAQVSDSELLEWVIPSDFTEPTPLLEQLKTELAISREMKPFELAMETSYRLFKALKYLPNSTRFDSPIDEAISQRAGVCQDYSHIMLALLRSVGFPCRYVSGYLYHAITSNHQSPDTASHAWVEAWFPGLGWLGLDPTNNKLAGDHHIVIAYGRDYADVPPTRGVFKGSARTEMAISVRIVPEETIIESDVFRVIHDDKDVDAKPATPTYAGSQQQ, from the coding sequence ATGATTTACACAATCCGGCATTCGACCCGTTTTGCTTATTCAGAACCCGTCAGAGAAAATGTCACGGAAGTGAGGCTGAATCCCGTTTCATTGGGAATTCAGCGGTGCTTTTCCTTTCGTTTATCGGTCTGGCCACCCGTGCCGGTTTCTTCCTATTCCGATCAGTATCAGAACCGGATTCATCATTTCAACATTCCCTACGATCACCGGGCGCAGGTCATAACTGCCGAATCAATCGTAGGAATCAGACAGTCCCAGAAACCACTCGATCAGCAGGTCCTTGATCTGAGCTGGGCTGATCTGGATGCACAGGTATCCGATTCCGAATTGCTCGAATGGGTGATCCCCTCCGATTTTACCGAACCCACACCCTTGCTGGAACAACTGAAAACCGAACTGGCCATCAGCCGGGAGATGAAACCCTTTGAACTGGCCATGGAAACCAGTTACCGATTGTTCAAAGCCCTGAAATACCTGCCGAATTCGACCCGTTTCGACTCCCCCATCGATGAAGCCATTTCTCAGAGGGCCGGGGTCTGCCAGGATTATTCTCACATCATGCTGGCCCTGCTGCGCAGTGTCGGATTTCCCTGCCGCTATGTGAGCGGCTATTTGTACCATGCCATCACCAGCAATCATCAGTCGCCCGATACTGCCAGTCATGCCTGGGTGGAAGCCTGGTTTCCGGGTCTGGGCTGGCTTGGACTGGATCCGACCAACAACAAACTGGCCGGAGATCATCACATTGTCATTGCCTACGGGCGTGATTATGCCGATGTACCACCCACCCGTGGGGTGTTTAAGGGATCTGCACGAACAGAAATGGCCATTTCCGTAAGGATTGTTCCGGAAGAGACCATCATTGAATCGGATGTATTCCGGGTGATTCACGACGACAAGGATGTGGATGCGAAGCCAGCCACACCCACCTATGCCGGCAGTCAGCAGCAGTGA
- a CDS encoding T9SS type A sorting domain-containing protein, with protein sequence MRLILTLTTLLSITPLFGQPFGSPVNQKVGIIQNGRIFTVFSNTGVIGQPSSSGPRFAWLHQNNGYYGDLSFVTSMKVKMNAATDFTSPAIQTLLTKHPDSSYFSSIINDATRPAKGQEQSPEGLTWSYQPRAGFDNHHGSSVAISDQPDTWPYWKGYTTSPFQYFPYYFIELKDDFVETFFVMDDHSDDEFNRTPFNHVPVATVPERKGLGIRAEVRYLLPDPQKFGPVSDVFFMVHKFVNESDHDYSEFMLSFIVGNYVGATGHDDSPLEYDDDVSKYDSVTKTLYSWDFPGDNSRNPNWIGKPGFTGIRQISPSRYKYGSYFAPANDIDLRDDEALRTQLMKIDLGDIFNSRGEDGDGLVSSDLFTLKSGDSLEFVTMVGFGESLTILDQVLDLGADFWKAKFEPTDLAYFLVDQKNLNLKNTQDQTIPLITKNIGTEETCSVTLIDLKTRQEISLGTYPLNETGLTIDLSSFRGDEYQFKIDPTNDELIPFSFIATIEPTGTILSQEWDQNPLTTFEFETNPFSLSPTDSFDITFERVLKYNFFGPDYSQVTFINLVTGDSVITPGFSDQSNERNIYFSIQDGLSAKINNAMKEDLFDSESSHFEPDSVRFQSFSPHVKIAGNMYLRVMKLFDFKVQPGVDTSKAVKLLGTTITSKITPFTIRDENDKRIPFIFINRTGTSDNLGAGDQLFLLFNEGFTETYQDTIKGPDNSTYRFANRIFVTSWAKIPANQDVESAEVTYHRAFKGKKTIRIKGSTLLSARNEQPSQLQIGNPYPNPFNPSVAIRINSATRQVAKILIYNALGQVVESWDEAIPAGETTLKWSPKSGLSSGLYFISVSASIGHQVRKAVFLK encoded by the coding sequence ATGCGGCTGATCCTCACACTCACCACCCTCCTTTCAATCACCCCACTTTTTGGACAACCCTTTGGGAGTCCGGTAAATCAAAAGGTGGGAATCATCCAGAATGGACGCATTTTTACTGTCTTTTCCAATACTGGAGTGATTGGGCAACCGAGTTCTTCAGGTCCACGATTTGCCTGGTTGCATCAGAATAACGGCTATTACGGAGACCTTTCCTTTGTAACGAGTATGAAGGTCAAAATGAATGCCGCGACCGACTTTACCAGCCCGGCTATCCAGACTCTTCTGACGAAACATCCCGATTCATCCTATTTTTCCAGTATAATTAATGATGCAACCCGACCAGCAAAGGGTCAGGAACAATCACCCGAAGGGTTGACATGGTCCTACCAGCCTCGTGCAGGTTTTGACAATCATCACGGGTCGTCTGTAGCAATTTCTGATCAACCCGATACATGGCCATATTGGAAAGGATATACAACCTCGCCATTTCAGTACTTTCCATACTACTTCATAGAATTGAAGGATGATTTTGTTGAAACCTTTTTTGTAATGGATGATCATTCGGATGATGAATTTAACCGGACACCGTTTAATCATGTTCCAGTTGCAACGGTTCCTGAGAGAAAAGGACTTGGAATCCGTGCAGAAGTCAGGTACCTGCTTCCCGATCCCCAAAAGTTCGGACCGGTTTCGGATGTGTTTTTCATGGTTCATAAGTTCGTGAATGAATCAGACCATGATTATTCAGAATTCATGCTGTCTTTCATCGTGGGTAACTATGTGGGGGCAACAGGCCATGATGATTCACCCCTGGAATATGATGATGATGTGAGTAAGTACGATTCGGTCACGAAAACCTTGTATTCCTGGGATTTCCCGGGCGATAACTCAAGAAATCCGAACTGGATCGGAAAACCTGGCTTTACAGGTATCCGTCAGATCAGTCCTTCACGGTATAAATATGGCAGTTACTTCGCTCCGGCAAACGATATTGATCTGAGGGATGACGAAGCACTTCGGACTCAACTGATGAAAATTGATCTGGGCGATATTTTCAACTCACGTGGCGAAGATGGAGATGGATTGGTTTCATCGGATCTGTTTACTTTAAAATCGGGTGACTCGCTTGAATTTGTGACCATGGTTGGGTTTGGCGAATCCTTAACGATCCTTGATCAGGTTCTGGATTTGGGTGCTGATTTTTGGAAAGCAAAATTTGAACCGACCGATCTGGCTTATTTCCTGGTTGACCAGAAAAATCTGAACCTGAAAAACACACAGGATCAAACCATCCCCCTCATCACCAAGAATATTGGCACCGAAGAAACCTGTTCGGTCACATTGATCGATCTGAAAACCCGGCAGGAAATCAGTCTTGGCACTTACCCATTAAATGAAACCGGTTTGACCATCGATCTTTCTTCTTTCCGCGGAGACGAGTACCAATTCAAAATTGACCCGACCAATGACGAATTGATTCCATTCTCATTTATTGCAACCATTGAACCAACCGGAACCATCCTTTCACAGGAATGGGATCAAAACCCGTTAACCACTTTTGAGTTCGAGACCAATCCATTCTCATTATCCCCCACCGATTCCTTTGATATCACCTTTGAGCGGGTTCTCAAGTATAACTTTTTCGGTCCTGATTATTCACAGGTGACCTTTATAAACCTTGTTACCGGCGATTCTGTAATTACACCGGGTTTTTCAGATCAATCTAATGAGCGGAATATATATTTTTCAATTCAGGATGGCCTGTCTGCAAAAATCAACAATGCCATGAAGGAGGATTTATTCGATTCAGAGTCCAGCCATTTTGAACCAGACAGTGTCCGATTTCAATCCTTTTCTCCCCATGTCAAGATCGCGGGAAATATGTATCTCAGAGTGATGAAATTATTTGATTTCAAAGTTCAACCAGGCGTTGATACATCAAAAGCTGTAAAATTATTAGGTACAACTATAACATCGAAGATTACACCATTTACAATTCGGGATGAAAACGATAAACGAATACCTTTTATTTTCATAAACCGTACTGGAACAAGCGATAATCTTGGTGCAGGAGATCAACTGTTCTTACTGTTTAATGAAGGATTTACTGAGACGTATCAGGACACCATTAAAGGTCCTGATAATTCAACGTACAGGTTTGCAAATAGAATTTTTGTTACAAGTTGGGCAAAAATTCCAGCAAACCAAGATGTGGAATCAGCCGAAGTAACCTATCATCGTGCCTTCAAGGGAAAGAAAACCATACGAATTAAGGGATCTACCCTTCTGTCTGCAAGGAATGAGCAGCCCTCTCAGCTCCAGATCGGAAATCCCTACCCGAATCCGTTTAATCCTTCGGTTGCAATCCGGATCAACTCGGCGACCCGTCAGGTCGCAAAGATTCTGATTTACAATGCACTTGGACAGGTTGTTGAAAGCTGGGATGAAGCAATTCCTGCAGGTGAAACCACCTTAAAATGGTCCCCAAAATCAGGTCTTTCGAGCGGGTTGTATTTTATTTCGGTTTCTGCCAGCATTGGTCATCAGGTCAGAAAGGCTGTTTTCCTGAAATAA